The Lentzea guizhouensis genome contains a region encoding:
- the istB gene encoding IS21-like element helper ATPase IstB, which yields MAAKTTNIKGRNVSSEIAYLTRALKAPSLAGAVERLAERARAESWTHEEFLAACLQREVAARESHGGEGRIRGARFPSRKSLEEFDFDHQRSLKRDAITHLGTLDFIAGKENVVFLGPPGTGKTHLSIGLGIRACQAGHRVAFATAAEWVARLAEAHQAGRLQQELVKLGRIPLIIVDEVGYIPFEAEAANLFFQLVSSRYERASLIVTSNKPFGRWGEVFGDDVVAAAMIDRLVHHAEVISMKGDSYRLKDRDLGRVPPAMKTND from the coding sequence ATGGCCGCCAAGACCACGAACATCAAGGGCCGCAACGTTTCCAGCGAGATCGCCTACCTGACACGAGCACTCAAAGCGCCGTCGCTGGCCGGCGCGGTCGAGCGGCTGGCCGAACGGGCCCGCGCGGAGTCCTGGACGCATGAGGAGTTCTTGGCGGCCTGTCTGCAGCGCGAGGTCGCCGCCCGCGAGTCCCACGGCGGCGAGGGCCGCATCCGCGGCGCTCGGTTCCCGTCGCGCAAATCGTTGGAGGAGTTCGACTTCGACCACCAACGTTCGCTCAAGCGTGACGCCATCACGCACCTCGGCACGCTGGATTTCATTGCGGGCAAAGAGAATGTGGTGTTCCTCGGCCCGCCCGGCACCGGCAAGACGCACCTGTCGATCGGGCTCGGGATCCGGGCCTGCCAGGCCGGGCACCGGGTCGCGTTCGCCACCGCCGCCGAGTGGGTCGCCCGCCTCGCCGAGGCCCATCAAGCCGGTCGGCTGCAGCAGGAACTCGTCAAGCTGGGCCGGATTCCGCTGATCATCGTCGACGAGGTCGGCTATATCCCGTTCGAGGCCGAGGCCGCGAACCTGTTCTTCCAGCTCGTGTCGTCCCGCTATGAGCGGGCCTCGCTGATCGTCACCAGCAACAAGCCGTTCGGCCGCTGGGGCGAAGTCTTCGGCGACGACGTCGTGGCCGCCGCCATGATCGACCGCCTCGTCCACCACGCCGAGGTCATCTCGATGAAGGGAGACAGCTACCGCCTCAAAGACCGCGACCTCGGCCGAGTCCCACCAGCCATGAAGACCAACGATTGA
- a CDS encoding ANTAR domain-containing protein gives MFAPAAVAAEVAAVFVIPLTLGAIALGVLEICWYVDGPLSPEELADALLFADTATTLLRGRPTTPATLRRWGVVHQATGMVSVQMDTDLGGAFLRLRAHAYLAGRRLSEVSADVVTRKVRFTPDADHEKQR, from the coding sequence GTGTTCGCCCCGGCCGCGGTCGCGGCCGAGGTGGCGGCGGTCTTCGTGATCCCTCTGACTCTCGGGGCGATCGCGCTGGGAGTGCTGGAGATCTGCTGGTATGTCGACGGCCCGCTGTCGCCGGAAGAGCTCGCAGACGCGTTGCTGTTCGCGGACACCGCGACAACGTTGCTGCGCGGGCGGCCCACGACTCCGGCGACTCTGCGCCGGTGGGGTGTGGTTCACCAGGCCACCGGAATGGTGTCGGTGCAAATGGATACCGATCTCGGTGGGGCGTTCCTTCGGTTGCGGGCCCATGCGTACCTCGCCGGCCGCCGTCTGTCGGAGGTGTCGGCCGACGTCGTCACGCGCAAAGTGAGATTCACCCCGGACGCCGACCATGAGAAACAGAGGTGA
- a CDS encoding NB-ARC domain-containing protein, producing MGDDSMAAPRLLPPEPRLFVDRVDEFVALDQALGDALERGVPLLAVRTGLPGVGKTTLAVKWAYHVRDRFPDGQLYYELGGSVEPGPVPASDVLRDILVQLGVDEERVPHHEHERAAVVRSLTADKRILLVLDDAFSAAQVMALLPSSPTCAVVVTSRKWLDDPAWAYVDRAVLEPLAAEFATELLNEASGLDLGAEEAAVKRLVSACAGLPLALEVVAGQLRRPRRRIADVVEAVLAGKGAVASIETVLDVAYRDLAPQLAQAYRRLALHPGPDFGVPVAAAMLGVPPREGRAQLDELVDVNLLSPVGTDRYRFHPLVAAHARDWSAAGSTVAECDEVRGRVVAWYVDRAISLARSLSQRWWTDFERFERVDPAFGGPDAAALARRGFQAEHLNLLAALLQADDEKKHADVLALGDALWPWLYNTDRSVDLDLVQRRAVGAAEALGDRVAVMRMRNQFGSAFEMRGELAEAKHEFRTSLEIARELQHVLGQQSNLEWLGILLEQEGELRRALEHLEASADAARQIEDPVQRARAMALGAMHTGRVLVKVGHFTEAIPLSQNAMAYFTEHSDDVNKARCLDLLGRAELGLGRPAVARLLAEQAVEVSAESGPLSLHIAALRTLADVEDACGDEVAATLHRAQAAELS from the coding sequence GTGGGTGACGACAGTATGGCAGCACCGCGCTTGCTCCCACCTGAGCCCCGGCTGTTCGTCGACCGTGTGGACGAGTTCGTGGCGCTGGATCAGGCGCTCGGTGACGCGCTCGAGCGTGGTGTGCCACTGCTGGCGGTGCGGACCGGACTGCCAGGTGTCGGTAAGACGACACTGGCCGTCAAGTGGGCCTATCACGTGCGTGACCGGTTCCCGGACGGCCAGCTGTACTACGAGCTCGGCGGGTCCGTCGAGCCTGGACCCGTGCCGGCTTCCGACGTGCTGCGCGACATCCTCGTCCAGCTCGGCGTCGACGAGGAACGCGTCCCGCACCACGAGCACGAACGCGCCGCCGTGGTCCGTTCGCTCACGGCTGACAAGCGCATCCTGCTGGTGCTCGACGACGCGTTCAGCGCGGCTCAGGTGATGGCGCTTCTGCCGTCCTCGCCCACCTGCGCGGTGGTGGTGACGAGCAGGAAGTGGCTGGACGACCCGGCCTGGGCCTACGTCGACCGGGCCGTGCTGGAGCCGTTGGCCGCGGAGTTCGCCACCGAGTTGCTCAACGAAGCCTCCGGCCTCGACCTCGGCGCCGAGGAGGCCGCGGTCAAGCGTCTCGTGTCGGCCTGCGCGGGTCTGCCGCTCGCACTCGAAGTCGTCGCCGGACAGCTGCGCCGGCCTCGCCGCAGGATAGCGGACGTGGTGGAAGCCGTCCTGGCCGGGAAAGGCGCTGTGGCCTCGATCGAAACGGTGCTCGACGTGGCCTACCGAGACCTCGCACCGCAGCTCGCGCAGGCTTATCGACGCCTCGCGTTGCACCCAGGACCGGACTTCGGCGTACCGGTGGCCGCCGCGATGCTCGGTGTGCCGCCAAGGGAAGGACGAGCCCAGCTCGACGAGCTCGTCGACGTCAACCTCCTCTCGCCAGTCGGCACCGACCGCTATCGGTTCCATCCACTCGTGGCCGCGCACGCCAGGGACTGGAGTGCCGCGGGTTCGACGGTGGCCGAATGCGATGAGGTCCGTGGTCGTGTTGTGGCCTGGTACGTGGACCGGGCGATCTCGTTGGCGCGTTCGCTGTCGCAGCGGTGGTGGACCGACTTCGAGCGGTTCGAGCGGGTCGACCCGGCGTTCGGCGGTCCAGACGCCGCGGCGTTGGCTCGCCGTGGCTTCCAGGCCGAGCACCTCAACCTGCTCGCGGCCCTGCTGCAGGCCGACGACGAGAAGAAGCACGCTGACGTGCTGGCGCTCGGCGACGCCTTGTGGCCGTGGCTCTACAACACCGACCGGAGCGTCGATCTCGACCTCGTGCAACGCAGAGCCGTCGGCGCGGCCGAGGCGCTCGGTGACCGGGTCGCCGTGATGCGCATGCGCAACCAGTTCGGCTCCGCCTTCGAGATGCGGGGCGAGCTCGCCGAAGCGAAACACGAGTTCCGCACGTCGCTGGAGATCGCCCGCGAACTCCAGCACGTGCTCGGGCAGCAGTCGAACCTGGAGTGGCTGGGAATCCTTCTGGAGCAGGAGGGCGAACTCCGCCGCGCACTGGAACACCTCGAGGCGTCCGCCGACGCGGCCAGGCAGATCGAGGACCCCGTGCAGCGAGCACGCGCGATGGCGTTGGGTGCCATGCACACCGGGCGTGTCCTGGTGAAAGTCGGCCACTTCACCGAGGCGATTCCGTTGTCGCAGAACGCGATGGCGTACTTCACCGAGCACTCCGACGACGTGAACAAGGCGCGCTGCCTCGACCTGCTCGGCCGGGCCGAGCTCGGTCTCGGTCGTCCCGCCGTCGCTCGGCTGCTGGCCGAGCAGGCGGTCGAGGTCTCCGCCGAATCCGGCCCGCTGTCCCTGCACATCGCCGCGCTGCGCACGCTCGCGGACGTCGAAGACGCTTGTGGTGACGAGGTAGCGGCAACCCTGCACCGCGCGCAGGCTGCCGAGCTCAGCTGA
- a CDS encoding glycosyltransferase, with the protein MLAARCASAQLADDLAESLPDLVVADVMTPWAVRVARRRSVRVVSFSTTFTRGRQRDRPVLVHALPELQPMVSGRVHVLGPLVRRADTVEEASLGRGRVEGKVLLVSPGTVFEREPEFFRTAVEAFGDTDWTVVLSTGALDPGVLGTLPANVTAYRSVPQLALLRSSTVFLTHAGMNSTVEALSAGVPMVLAPRCREQRATARRLVRMGVGVSLPRWCHPVALHDLVERVAADPQMRTALRDLRESLPGNGAEVAAAVLRAHAGVSGSPRNTEVMSTSIRAAAMNSSSAADNASALPR; encoded by the coding sequence ATGCTCGCGGCTCGGTGCGCTTCGGCACAACTCGCCGATGATCTGGCGGAGTCGCTTCCGGATCTCGTGGTCGCCGACGTGATGACGCCGTGGGCGGTTCGTGTCGCTCGCCGCAGGTCGGTGCGGGTCGTGTCGTTCAGCACGACGTTCACCCGCGGGCGTCAGCGGGACCGGCCGGTGCTGGTGCACGCGTTGCCTGAGCTGCAGCCTATGGTGTCCGGACGAGTCCATGTTCTCGGCCCGCTCGTGCGCCGTGCCGACACAGTCGAGGAAGCGAGCCTGGGGCGGGGCAGGGTCGAGGGCAAGGTGCTGCTGGTCTCACCCGGCACCGTGTTCGAGCGTGAGCCGGAGTTCTTCCGCACCGCGGTGGAGGCGTTCGGTGACACGGACTGGACGGTGGTGTTGTCCACGGGGGCTCTTGACCCCGGAGTCCTGGGCACCTTGCCTGCCAACGTGACCGCGTACCGCAGCGTGCCGCAGCTCGCGTTGTTGCGCAGCAGCACGGTGTTCCTGACACACGCCGGAATGAACTCCACTGTGGAGGCTTTGTCCGCCGGTGTTCCCATGGTGCTCGCACCGCGGTGCCGGGAGCAGCGAGCGACAGCACGGCGGCTGGTGCGCATGGGCGTCGGGGTGAGCTTGCCCAGGTGGTGCCACCCGGTCGCGCTGCACGACCTGGTGGAACGTGTTGCTGCCGATCCGCAGATGCGGACCGCGCTGCGCGACCTGCGGGAGAGCCTTCCTGGGAACGGCGCTGAGGTGGCTGCGGCTGTGTTGCGTGCTCACGCAGGCGTGTCCGGAAGTCCGCGGAACACCGAGGTGATGTCGACGTCGATCCGTGCCGCCGCCATGAACTCGTCGAGCGCGGCCGACAATGCCTCCGCGCTGCCGCGGTAG
- a CDS encoding IS481 family transposase produces MAEWVWSEKDLARRARRPLAMLQHVDEVSGNVAATCRYYGISRTVFYRWKRRYEEEGLDGLKDRSSAPLHCPNLTHPEVVGKIIHLRQQYHFGPLKIETYLRRYHDVQIGHSTIYRILKRLGMSRLPASQRYKRREQRWKRYEKQRPGHQLQIDVKFVEPLTDQPGRRKRFYQYTAIDDCTRLRIVRIYAKSDQKTAIQFLDYVLSRLPFQVEKIQTDNGAEFQSAFHWLVLDKGIGHVYIRPATPRLNGKVERSHRIDAEEFYRLLDGVVIGDAGVFNERLKE; encoded by the coding sequence ATGGCTGAGTGGGTATGGAGCGAGAAGGACTTGGCCAGGCGTGCTCGTCGGCCCCTGGCTATGTTGCAGCACGTCGACGAGGTCAGCGGCAATGTGGCCGCGACCTGCCGTTACTACGGCATCAGCAGGACGGTGTTCTACCGCTGGAAGCGCCGCTACGAAGAGGAAGGACTCGACGGGCTCAAAGACCGCTCCAGCGCCCCGCTGCACTGCCCGAACCTCACCCATCCCGAGGTGGTCGGGAAGATCATCCATCTGCGGCAGCAGTACCACTTCGGTCCGCTGAAGATCGAGACGTACCTGCGTCGGTACCACGACGTGCAGATCGGGCACTCGACGATCTATCGCATCCTCAAGCGCCTGGGCATGAGCCGACTCCCTGCGTCCCAGCGCTACAAGCGGCGCGAACAGCGGTGGAAGCGCTACGAGAAGCAACGTCCCGGCCACCAACTGCAGATCGACGTCAAGTTCGTCGAGCCGCTGACTGATCAGCCGGGACGCCGCAAACGGTTCTACCAGTACACCGCGATCGACGACTGCACCCGCTTGCGGATCGTGCGGATCTACGCCAAGTCGGACCAGAAGACCGCGATTCAGTTCCTGGACTACGTATTGTCTCGGCTCCCGTTCCAGGTCGAGAAGATCCAGACCGACAACGGAGCCGAGTTCCAGTCCGCGTTCCACTGGCTCGTCCTGGACAAGGGCATCGGTCACGTCTACATCCGCCCGGCGACCCCGCGGCTCAACGGGAAAGTCGAGCGCTCTCACCGCATCGACGCCGAAGAGTTCTACCGGCTGCTCGACGGTGTGGTGATCGGCGACGCCGGCGTGTTCAACGAACGGCTCAAGGAGTAA
- a CDS encoding IS110 family transposase encodes MSETVTVDDGMEIVFSRVAGLDIGKRELAACVRVPDKNGRFRSQTKTFSTMTRGLLDLAEWLATHRVQVVAMEATGAYWKPVFYLLEASFETQLVNPRDVKQVKGRKTDVKDAQWLAQHDLVRSCFVPPPPIRDLRELTRQHTHLVRDRARVINRLEKLIEETGLKISSVTSNTLGASTRAMLEAIVAGERDPVTLAEMAKGRLRAKIPQLREALQIARFSDASAFMIGQVLAQIDMLDAQLAAYVVKIEQAMGPFARAKELSMIVPSISDRIACGIIGSIGTDMTVFPTPGHLASWAGVCPGNNRSAGRELSSATTHGDPYLRGWLGIAAGIIAQTRSRPCYLKSYYHRLRKRRGPLRAQVAVQHKILTAIWHMLTHDVAYHDLGPDYFDHKPRSLQHQAHRARRLITELIEQGYDISQLIPEHAA; translated from the coding sequence ATGAGCGAGACCGTGACAGTCGATGACGGCATGGAGATCGTCTTCTCCCGGGTCGCCGGTCTGGACATCGGCAAGCGGGAACTCGCTGCCTGCGTTCGGGTTCCGGACAAGAACGGAAGATTTCGTTCCCAGACCAAGACGTTCTCGACGATGACGCGGGGACTGCTGGACCTGGCCGAGTGGCTGGCCACTCATCGGGTGCAGGTGGTGGCGATGGAAGCCACCGGCGCCTACTGGAAACCCGTGTTCTACCTGTTGGAAGCCTCGTTCGAGACCCAGTTGGTCAACCCGCGTGATGTCAAGCAGGTCAAGGGACGCAAGACCGATGTCAAGGACGCCCAGTGGCTGGCCCAGCACGACCTGGTCCGTTCCTGTTTCGTCCCGCCACCACCGATCCGGGATCTGCGGGAGCTGACGCGTCAGCACACGCATCTGGTCCGCGATCGAGCACGCGTGATCAACAGACTGGAAAAGCTGATCGAGGAAACCGGACTGAAGATCTCCTCGGTCACCTCGAACACGCTCGGCGCCTCCACCAGGGCGATGCTGGAGGCCATCGTGGCCGGCGAACGCGATCCGGTCACTCTGGCCGAGATGGCCAAGGGCCGGTTGCGGGCGAAGATCCCGCAGTTGCGGGAGGCGTTGCAGATCGCCCGGTTCAGCGACGCGTCGGCGTTCATGATCGGCCAAGTGCTGGCTCAGATAGACATGCTCGACGCGCAGCTGGCCGCCTACGTCGTCAAGATCGAGCAGGCAATGGGCCCTTTCGCGCGAGCCAAGGAACTGTCGATGATCGTCCCCTCGATCTCTGACCGGATCGCCTGCGGCATCATCGGTTCCATCGGCACCGACATGACCGTGTTTCCCACTCCTGGTCATCTCGCGTCCTGGGCCGGGGTCTGCCCAGGCAACAACCGCTCCGCCGGCCGCGAGCTGTCCTCGGCCACCACCCACGGCGATCCCTACCTGAGGGGCTGGCTTGGGATCGCCGCCGGCATCATCGCCCAGACCCGCAGCCGCCCCTGCTACCTGAAGAGCTACTACCACCGGCTACGCAAGCGCCGCGGCCCGCTCCGCGCCCAAGTGGCCGTCCAGCACAAGATCCTCACCGCGATCTGGCACATGCTCACCCACGACGTCGCCTACCACGACCTCGGCCCCGACTACTTTGACCACAAGCCCCGTTCACTCCAGCACCAGGCACACCGCGCCCGCCGGCTCATCACCGAACTGATCGAACAGGGCTACGACATTTCCCAGTTGATCCCCGAACACGCCGCCTGA
- a CDS encoding antibiotic biosynthesis monooxygenase family protein produces MASVAEHHESKPGRLRVIFRLRVPVADQDRFLDAYRGIRHQVSQVEGYLGDQLCQSEADPEDWVITSEWASAAHFHAWERGAEHRQLAAPLVACATARESLRYHVRLTTAPGAEADRQLLEAKS; encoded by the coding sequence ATGGCGTCGGTTGCGGAGCACCACGAGTCCAAGCCTGGCCGGCTGCGAGTGATCTTCCGCCTGCGCGTGCCGGTCGCGGATCAGGACCGCTTCCTCGACGCCTACCGGGGGATCAGGCACCAGGTGTCGCAAGTGGAGGGTTACCTCGGTGACCAGCTGTGCCAGTCAGAGGCTGATCCCGAGGACTGGGTGATCACCAGCGAGTGGGCGAGCGCGGCGCACTTCCACGCGTGGGAGCGAGGCGCCGAGCACCGGCAGCTTGCGGCCCCGCTGGTCGCGTGCGCGACGGCGCGGGAGTCCCTGCGGTACCACGTCCGGCTGACCACCGCGCCGGGCGCCGAAGCCGATCGACAATTGCTGGAGGCGAAGTCGTGA
- a CDS encoding SchA/CurD-like domain-containing protein has protein sequence MNRYALTFPVRPGSEAAVAEILAGYAGPPPGRPQAARPLLDRTSVFMVGPVVVRVVDITCPPEVAIRHLASQPQIQAVEQRLRPHLVQDRDLSDDDGRRRFLAGSVMRVVASRNGHPGHLPRAAAFYQALPGQAGEVARLLAADDSGSGCGTTVFRRRDTVVHLVESSERTTAVPLADRLVPLVRMACPMTLVTDRVVGAVA, from the coding sequence GTGAACCGCTACGCGTTGACCTTTCCGGTGCGGCCGGGGTCGGAGGCGGCTGTCGCCGAGATCCTGGCCGGCTACGCCGGTCCCCCGCCCGGCCGGCCGCAGGCCGCGCGCCCACTGCTGGACCGCACGTCCGTCTTCATGGTCGGACCGGTGGTGGTGCGGGTCGTGGACATCACCTGCCCGCCAGAGGTGGCGATCCGGCACCTGGCCTCGCAGCCGCAGATCCAGGCCGTGGAGCAGCGGTTGCGGCCGCACCTGGTGCAGGACCGCGACCTGTCCGACGACGACGGCCGGCGGCGATTCCTGGCCGGCTCGGTGATGCGGGTGGTCGCCTCCCGCAACGGCCACCCCGGCCACCTGCCCCGCGCGGCGGCGTTCTACCAGGCGCTGCCAGGACAGGCGGGCGAGGTGGCCCGGCTGCTCGCCGCCGACGACTCGGGTTCCGGCTGCGGCACAACGGTTTTCCGGCGCAGGGACACGGTCGTGCACCTGGTGGAGTCCTCGGAGCGCACGACCGCCGTGCCGCTCGCGGACAGGCTGGTGCCGCTGGTGCGCATGGCGTGCCCGATGACGCTGGTGACCGACCGAGTGGTGGGGGCGGTGGCATGA
- a CDS encoding cupin domain-containing protein: MTGQLHRAMSSDDVALNTRRGGDIRVLLGPATVGATSGLLGVVLVGPGEQVNEHYHPYSEEFLYVVEGSVVLDLDDVPHEVGADQAILVPIGVRHRLRNTGPSPARVLFQLSPLAPRPDLGHVDTEQTS, translated from the coding sequence ATGACCGGCCAGCTCCACCGCGCGATGAGCTCGGACGACGTCGCGCTCAACACCCGCCGCGGTGGCGACATACGCGTCCTGCTCGGTCCGGCGACGGTCGGCGCCACCTCAGGGCTGCTGGGTGTAGTGCTGGTCGGGCCGGGCGAACAGGTGAACGAGCACTACCACCCGTACTCCGAGGAGTTCCTCTACGTCGTGGAGGGTTCGGTGGTGCTGGACCTGGACGACGTGCCGCACGAGGTGGGCGCGGACCAGGCGATCCTGGTGCCGATCGGGGTGCGGCACCGCCTGCGCAACACCGGGCCGTCACCGGCGCGCGTGCTGTTCCAGCTGTCCCCGTTGGCGCCCCGGCCGGACCTGGGGCACGTGGACACGGAGCAGACGTCGTGA
- a CDS encoding beta-ketoacyl-[acyl-carrier-protein] synthase family protein gives MTRRVAITGLGVVAPGGIGTKAFWELITSGCTATRPITLFDPDGFRSRIAAECDLDPRHAGLTTAEITRMDRYVQFAAVAADEAWRQAQVTVTDPWRLGVCMGSAVGGTTLLEQDYVATSRRGQQWVVDAGAASSFLHCALSPATLAAEVADRVGACGPVRTVSSGCTAGLDAVGHGARLIEDGQADVVVAGASESPISPITVACFDAIRATSARNDDPAHAARPFDRDRDGFVLGEGAAVLVLEELDHARRRGAEVLAQAAGFATRSNAHHMTGLTTEGVEMAEAARRALDHAGVASAEIGYVNAHGSGTRQNDRHETAAFHRLLGERAHQVPVSSIKSMIGHSLGAIGSIELAACALALVHGVVPPTANLDTPDPECDLDYVPHTARERLLDVVLSVGSGFGGFQSAVVLTRAERP, from the coding sequence GTGACGCGCCGGGTGGCGATCACCGGCCTGGGGGTGGTGGCTCCGGGCGGCATCGGGACGAAGGCCTTCTGGGAGCTGATCACCTCCGGGTGCACCGCCACCCGGCCGATCACCCTGTTCGACCCGGACGGGTTCCGGTCGAGGATCGCCGCCGAGTGCGACCTCGACCCGCGGCACGCGGGCCTGACCACTGCGGAGATCACCCGGATGGATCGCTACGTCCAGTTCGCCGCCGTCGCTGCCGACGAGGCGTGGCGGCAGGCGCAGGTGACCGTCACGGACCCGTGGCGGCTGGGTGTCTGCATGGGCTCCGCCGTGGGCGGCACGACGCTTCTGGAACAGGACTACGTGGCCACCTCGCGGCGCGGGCAGCAGTGGGTGGTCGACGCCGGCGCGGCCTCGTCGTTCCTGCACTGCGCCCTGTCCCCCGCCACGCTGGCCGCGGAGGTCGCCGACCGGGTCGGCGCCTGCGGGCCGGTGCGGACGGTGTCCTCCGGGTGCACGGCCGGGCTGGACGCGGTGGGCCATGGCGCCCGCCTCATCGAGGACGGCCAGGCCGACGTGGTGGTGGCGGGGGCTTCGGAGTCACCGATCTCGCCGATCACGGTGGCCTGCTTCGACGCGATCCGCGCGACCTCAGCGCGCAACGACGACCCCGCACACGCGGCTCGCCCGTTCGACCGCGACCGGGACGGGTTCGTGCTCGGGGAGGGCGCGGCCGTGCTGGTGCTGGAGGAGCTCGACCACGCCCGTCGCCGGGGCGCGGAGGTGCTGGCTCAGGCCGCGGGCTTCGCCACCCGCAGCAACGCCCACCACATGACCGGCCTGACGACGGAGGGCGTCGAAATGGCCGAGGCCGCGCGGCGCGCGCTGGACCACGCCGGGGTGGCGTCGGCGGAGATCGGCTACGTCAACGCGCACGGCTCGGGCACCCGGCAGAACGACCGGCACGAGACCGCCGCGTTCCACCGGCTGCTGGGTGAGCGCGCGCACCAGGTGCCGGTCAGTTCGATCAAGTCGATGATCGGCCACTCGCTGGGCGCGATCGGCTCCATCGAACTGGCCGCCTGTGCGTTGGCCCTCGTCCACGGCGTGGTCCCGCCGACCGCCAACCTGGACACGCCGGACCCCGAGTGCGACCTGGACTACGTGCCGCACACCGCACGGGAACGCCTGCTGGACGTGGTGCTGTCGGTCGGCAGCGGCTTCGGCGGGTTCCAGTCCGCAGTGGTGCTGACGAGAGCGGAGCGGCCGTGA
- a CDS encoding acyl carrier protein, translating to MDTRLSPDDLAALISRCTGVPVTGEQVTDPDRTFDDLGVDSLGLMGVLAELQRDHGVSRDVELRPHQSPPELLALLPGRA from the coding sequence GTGGACACCCGACTTTCCCCCGACGACCTGGCAGCGCTGATCAGCCGCTGCACCGGGGTTCCCGTGACCGGCGAGCAGGTCACCGACCCCGACCGCACCTTCGACGACCTCGGCGTGGACTCCCTCGGTCTGATGGGCGTGCTGGCCGAGCTGCAACGCGACCACGGCGTGTCCAGGGACGTCGAACTGCGACCGCACCAGTCACCGCCCGAACTGCTGGCCCTGCTGCCAGGGAGGGCCTGA
- a CDS encoding SRPBCC family protein: protein MSGHTENEIVIDAPMELVWERTNDVERWPELFSEYASVEVLERDGDRVLFRLTMHPDAAGKVWSWVSERVADRATGTVTARRVETGPFERMHIRWTYEQLDTGVRMRWVQDFAMKPDAPVDDAAMTKRINDNSRVQMALIKRKVEEVACTAP, encoded by the coding sequence ATGAGCGGGCACACCGAGAACGAGATCGTCATCGACGCGCCGATGGAGCTGGTGTGGGAACGCACCAACGACGTCGAGCGCTGGCCGGAGCTGTTCAGCGAGTACGCCTCGGTCGAGGTGCTCGAACGCGACGGCGACCGCGTGCTGTTCCGCCTCACGATGCACCCGGACGCGGCCGGCAAGGTGTGGAGCTGGGTGTCCGAACGCGTCGCGGACCGGGCCACCGGAACGGTCACCGCCCGACGCGTCGAGACGGGGCCGTTCGAGCGGATGCACATCCGCTGGACCTACGAGCAACTCGACACGGGCGTGCGCATGCGCTGGGTGCAGGACTTCGCGATGAAACCCGACGCCCCCGTGGACGACGCCGCCATGACCAAGCGCATCAACGACAACAGCCGCGTCCAGATGGCGCTCATCAAGCGGAAGGTCGAGGAGGTCGCGTGCACCGCACCCTGA
- a CDS encoding TcmI family type II polyketide cyclase, translating into MHRTLIVARMVPESADEVAAVFANSDRHSGLPTALGVRARSLFRFGRLYLHLVESDRPLAEAVASHRDDPRFRRISQDLSPFVSAYDPDTWREPKDAMAQEFYRWERHV; encoded by the coding sequence GTGCACCGCACCCTGATCGTCGCCCGCATGGTCCCCGAGTCCGCCGACGAGGTCGCCGCCGTGTTCGCCAACTCCGACCGCCACTCCGGCCTGCCCACCGCGCTCGGCGTGCGGGCACGCAGCCTGTTCCGGTTCGGCCGGCTCTACCTGCACCTGGTGGAGAGCGACCGCCCGTTGGCCGAGGCGGTGGCCTCGCACCGTGACGACCCCCGGTTCCGGCGGATCAGCCAGGACCTGAGCCCGTTCGTCTCCGCCTACGACCCCGACACATGGCGCGAGCCCAAGGACGCGATGGCGCAGGAGTTCTACCGCTGGGAGCGCCATGTCTGA